TGTGAACAAAACTTATTACATAATCCTTGCTGAGTTGTTGTTTATGCCAGGAAAACTGAGAAACTAAGTTCAGCGTCCAACAACATAGGACTGCTTAAACAAATTATAGTCTCTCTGATATGCAGATGTTGAATATTCTATTTTAGAAGAGATTGGATGGTATAAAGCTGATCACACAATACATGAGGTAGTCTAATTATTGTGGAGTAATCAACAACGGTAAATGTTGTTTTGCCTTTATCCTCTTCAGTGTTTTCCTCAATGAACATGTTTTACATTTCTAATCAGAACAAAGAAATCCATCATCTCCCTTTTAACAAAAAGAACCTGTAGGGTAATGTAGCAGAAGAACAGGAATTATCACCGAATATTTGAAAGAAGTCCCTTCAGCCTCTAAACCTCCACCCTCATGAGTCAAGTGAGGACATATAATCTCAGAGGCCTCAGGGGGGACAAGTGTGAAGGAACCAGTAAGAAATGCTGAGATGAGGAGCCTGGATCCACCCTGGCTCAGAACCCCACTGTCCCATGCCAGGCTCAAGGTCTGGCTCAAGGGCACAGCCTTCCTCCAGAGAGTCGACCCTAAACACAGGCTGTGCTCCTCTGACCCTGTGGCTCAGGCTCAATCACTCTAGGACTTCTGCTCCGGAAAACCCAAGCTCACAGTCCTTGAAAATCCAGACACCTTGGGAGTCTTCACAGTTAATAGAGAACAGGCTCCcccatcccagagagagagaaaagagacgTAAAGAGGAATCTGGGGGTACCTCTGTCTCCAACACGTTCCTTCACCCACTGGGTGGCTGCAGTGATGCTGTCTGTCTTGGTGACATCCAGAGTCACCGTCTCCAGCCTGTCTGACGTCTGGGCTTTCAGCTGCACGGCCGCCTTCTCTGTCCTACACGCAGCCAGCACCCTCATGCCACGCATGTCCAGCTGTCTGGCCAGCAGGTTCCCGAAGCCCGAGCCGCAGCCCGTGATGAAGACGTACTTGTCTTGGAGGTGGCTCACCACCTGCCTTTCCCGGTGCCAGCGCACGAGGTAGTACAGGCCCACGAGGATAGCCAGGTACAGCCACATGTCTTTGCACAGGATGGTGCCTGGCAGCTACAGTTGCTCCAGAGTTCCAGCGCTCTCTGTTTTGTTGCTCCAAAGGTCTCCCTACGAACAGGCATTCTCCAATTGTGATTTCAATGCTGTCAAGGGCTGATCAGACATGGTTGGATTTTCCCTAGCCCCACCTCTTCCagcacccctcccacccctccctcccatgcCCTCACCTCACCCCATGCACACTGGATCTCCCCTCTAACCCAGGTCTTAGACTTTAGAAATCCTCTCTGCTCTGTCTGTCCCCCACTCTGGAAACATTTACTTCTGCACCGCTCCAAATGATTAAGCCAACGTGGTCACATTACTATATATTCTGCAACAGAATAAAATGCCCTGATgtctccattgtctttttttttttttttagggtaaaggagttttttaagtctttatttaaaTGATACATTATGATAGGATTCATTCTTGTTTTGAATTACAACAGTATTGCTCAGGAAATCAGTATTTTTCTTCCAAGTATGTGCATATTGCACTGCTAGATCATAGAAATATCTGAATgctttaattctttttatgaatACAAAACCtataaatcttttgtataatgtatacaaatcttaaatgtaaatatagaACATTATGTTAGCATGTGCATCTGtacaattgttttttaaaacgtTTGCcccttatttttcaaattttaaaagatctgcaAAATCTAATaaagtttctattttaatattcaatCTAAAGTGGAAGCCCGTGAATTTAATTGAATAAAGCGAACTTCTCTACTTTCAAACTATTTGATATAGAGATACTATGTAAAATAGAGCACATTACAATTCAGATTTGTCACTTGTTACACTGAAACAAAATCCACTGGATTATTTGTTggacataaataaaacaaattttagataTATGTAGTTTGGGGGACTTTCCTCAGAGAAGAAGACCTAGTAAGAAATGGTCCGGGAATTGTTATGAAGTTACGGATCAATCATGTAAGCTgctttatttatatgtaaattttaagttATTGTGAAAGTCTACCTCAAGGatactagttttaaaaaattattaatagcagaaataattgagaaagttcttttatttaatgGAGGAATTTTTggtataatctttgttttttccatttttaaaagcattttgatgtttaaattgtttacaactttttttataaaaaaggaaatttttgccACAGATTTTaaccatattaaaataaagatattgacACTGTACATTTGAGGATGGTGAGGGAAGGAAAGGTTAACAAGACTCCCCTGAATTTCTTAGCATTCTTTGGTGTCCAGTATGTCAGTCTAAGACTCTAATAATCCTACTAATATTATACTGTCTGCCAAATCTTGTTTGTTATCACAACTTTTTTCATAATCACATACCTAGAGTTTTGTTCATGGTAGAATTCAAGGAAATTTGATACAGGCATCTCTGTTCAATAAATACTAGGTAAAATCTGTTAACAAATCAGTTTTCTCTAccaaatagatatatatttaagttcaaaataaaacatcttaataTAAAACACAAGCACACAGTTTTGTAAGAATTTAATatgtaaacacagaaaaataaacataggaaCCAAACAGTTTTGCTTGTTACAgcaattttaaagacatttccaagtacattttatatatatatatatatatatatacacacacacacacatatatatatgaatctatgAGGCTATCTCTACAAAGTAACATTTAGCTTCCTGTAGAATAACTTTACAGTCTCAGATTTTAAGCCAGGATAATAAGATTCATGCTGGTAAAGCAATCTGTAGATACTGCCTGTTGTCACAATcagtatactttaaaattgtaaaaaggTATTCCAAAGGGGGGAAGAATGTGCTTAAAGGAGATGGCTGGGGCTTCCCAGAGTAAATCCTTGCCCAAAGGGGCTGCCCTACTATGTGCAAGATTAAAATGGTCAGACAAATTAAAAGCTAGGAAAAGAAATACCTTTATCTTCAGTGTATTTGCCTGATTCAAGTGGTCAtccccaaaggaaataaaacagtagAGGTGAGATTTCTAAGAACTACATGGCATTTATTTGCCTTTGGTACTAAAGTGAGAGAATAAAACATCTATGGTTAATCTCAAATGACAATCCCAAATGACAACTTTATAGGAGGTTTCTATTCTAAGTATAGTAGATTGATTCTTTAAAGTAGTAGACTTATTCATGTATAAGATGGGTCCTCACATTCATCTTGAATTATTTGAGGAAGTATTGCCATTGAAAGTGGTCTTTTTCCTGAGAATGTCATGTTGTAAAACGGCACAAGACAATACAGATTATCTCCAATTTTCCCCACAAATAACAAGATGGGAAAATCAGATTACAATATATTTTGTGAGGAAAACATGTTTGTTTCTCAAAAGTGTATTTTCAGTTACTTTCCAAACTACAGTTTTTTAGTTTggaaagttttttaatttaaattaagaaatgattGTTTCTGTAAGACAATGAATACATATGGTAAATTTTGGTTGgtgtttaaacaatttttataggAAATTGTTTACAAGtggagaaactaaggcacagaaactTAACCAATCTCAGTTTCAAGGTTGAGTTTAATAGTACAAGTAGAAATAGAGTCTAGAACTCTGATTCCCAGGTTAGAGGGTCATGAGTGAAATCTgcccaaaggggaaaaataaaatttcttattctgGTGGATAATATTAACACATAATTTTTGAAATCTATAATATGAATTTCCTTGAAAATCTTTGGCATTTGTGAGAGTCTTTGTAGACTGAGGTTTTTAggtattttccccccaaaatataaaaaggcagGGGAGCTAGCTTTTAAGTTAAACAAAAAAGATTACTCTTAAGTTCAAAATGACCTGAGTTTATTCTACATGATTATATAAATCAATTGTACAGCTTATGAGTACTCTGAAATAGAGGCTGCTACACCTCACAGAGTTCACACACATGCATTCTGCAATGATATTTATATGACCAGAACCTATTCCACTTATTCTATACTTATGTGAAGTACAAAAATAAGATGTCTCAGCCTAATTTTTCATAAGCCCAACTATCTGAAGAACTCAAACTTATTACAGTGGGATCATTAACTCATATACTGTATGGTACTAAGTTAGCCCCAAATTCAAGTATTTATAATATTCATCCCACATGTGTGTTTCTTTGTACTGGCTGAGATGTGAGCTGTGAAATTTATATAGCTCAGTTAGGCCTTTTTTCCCTGTATGTTTTTGATCACAAAACCTCTAATTTCATAAATTTGCACTTGTAAGAGCTCAAGTAGGTTTATGTAGTCATAATGTAGTAGTATAGAACATACcatgtaaaagtaaaaaataaaattattttcaagtttttttgcttttaaagtgCTCCATGTGCTATATTAAATCAATTTTCAGATTATAGAAATCCATGACTAATGACTAGTAATAGTTTTACAAAAGATCAGCAGTTAAAGAAGAATGATTTTTTCAAGTATGAATATACAGACtgagatgcaaaaattctttagGCACATTCAAATCCAAATGGTacagaaagaaaaacccaaaaaacaacgACTAAAGCACCTAAGAGGGATAGCGGAGATGTTTAGAAGGAATGTCAGAGTGTCAGAGACTAATTTGTAAGGTAACTGGTATGTAAACTCAAAGTGGTTCTGAGTGTTTAGGTAACAAATATTTGTCCAACAAAACAGGAACAAAACTAAAATACTCATTccttatcagaaataaaataaaaaataagtctgtCCAAATGCTCAGAAGTTGcatcatagaaatattttttgagaaatttcatgCCTAATAGGttgcttcatccatgttgtcatcaCTGTCTGCGCCAAAATCATCTCCATCTTCAAAGTATGAGTTAATGTAGTCATTTTCCTCCTCTTGCTCTTCTTCATCATAGTCCTCCTGTTCTgcagcatcatcatcatcatcgtcatcaccttctttacttttctctttgcttccttctttctcttcattttcctcatctgatTTTTCACCATCACCTCGCTTTTCCAATTCCTCGATTTTTTTCAACACATCTGCAGTGTTAGTGAGAGGAGTGCCTTTGCCTGTATCTTTAGCCTGTTTGGATTTTGGGCctgcttttttgcattttttccttgGCATCAACTCTCTTGGAAGTCTTCTCCAATCTGGTATCCATTCTTCTTTGTAGACCTTCATATATCTTTTACTATACCTTTCaatatcttgtttttcttctggtgtttcaataaaataaggcattcttttcattgtttctctCAACTCCTGTTTCAAGGCAAGTACATAATCTTCACTTTCTCCTGTTTTCAGTGGCACTGGCTTATAATCTGTATCAGGAAACAGTGGGGGTGGTTTCAATACTACATCAGGTAATTTATCTCCTCTGCTAAATCCAACGGCCTCAATATTGAAGGTATAAGCAGCACGTCCTCTTCCTTTATTCCCAGCCATCGGAACTAGTTACACTAGAAGAGCAGGCAAATTCTGAAAGACACTGCTATCAGTAAGACCATCTATTGGCTTCTAACTCACTGCAAACAGTCGCAGAAAGTACAAACTAGTTAAGATCTGCTCACTTAGTCTCGTGGCCTGGGCAAAAGTGTGCAGCCCACGTGCCGGCCGGCGGGGAAGGGGTGCGGGCAGACCGCGCCGCACTCGGGTGCAGCCGGCTCCACCTCAGCAGAAGCGGGCGCCGCCCTCCACGCGGCTGCCGAGCCGCGCTCAGattctccattgtctttttgaAGGAGGTGAACTAAGACCACTGGGAGGCATTGCTGCTCTCCAATGTGTACTGAGAACAGGAATATATATGAATTTCTGAAATTCATATCGATTTCATCTTTAtgaatctatgttcatgagaacatcatcaacagagtgaagaccCAGTGAGCTTGGGTCTCAGGAAGCTCTGGTCACCCAAGGAATttgtgtctggcacacagcaggtgctcagtgagggtaagaagaaaatgaaacctgGAATCCAGAGACACCCTCAGTCCATGCGGCCGGAGGAGTGTCGGGGCCTGACTGGAGTGGCTGGAGATGTAGGTGTGGCCACtctggaggaggggacagaggctgaAGGCCACGGGGAGGTACTTGTGGGGTAGGAAGCCTTGACACCCAGGTGGGATCAGGGACCTCACCCATTCAGGATCCATTTTCTTTGTTTGCCAATCTCTGAGTCTATTCCTGCGACTCCAGGCTACCTGCTAAATCCTGGGAAGGAAACAATTGCCCCTCCTTTCTGTGGCTGTGAGGGCTGAGAGGGGCCCGGGATATTCCACCTGCCCTCTCCAAATCCCTCCTCAGGGCGTCCCTCTCAGCCCGACCTTGGAACACACctgcctctttttcctcttcttccaccTGCCCCATCTTCCCAAGATGGACACCCTTGCCTCCCACAGACTAGGGGTCAACTCTCTGGGCATGGATAAACTTTTTAACCGATACTTTAAGGCAATGAAAACCAAGGTAAATTCATGGTATcaagaaaaggcaaattttaGGTTCTGTACTCTAAAAGAAAGGATCCCCCTGTCACCCCATTGGCTATTCTCTGCCTCTAGTTGCATCTCCCTCATTAGAGCCAAAGGACTTTCCCCAGGGTGGCTGTGCCCCCACTGTCCTGAAGGAAAACCCAGCAGGGTCCTGCCAGGGGAGGCCCATGGTGTGAAGCCCAGCTACTAGAGGGGGAAAGACGAAGGGCCCAGGGCTGATGATGTGATTGCCAGGGAATTGCAATGGTAAGTGGACATCAGATAATCCCAGGGGGAATACATATCAGaaacaataaattaattttccctGGTGCAATACGTGAAAGAGACTGCTTATGCCTTTTTCGGGGAGCAGTTATGTTAGAATTGGTGGATGTAAATTCATTCTCTGCCCTATGACAAGTACCTATATATGAAGGTAGCAGAGGGGAGTCCCCATTGCACTCCAGAAAGGCCCCGCTCCTCCCCAGTGACCAGGTGAATGGAGGGAGTGGAGGACTGAGGACACACCAGGTCCCCAGTCCCTAAGAGCATTTTCCCTTAAGCCCCGTGACAAGGCACCTGTAGGTGGTGAGATGAGCCAGGGTGGGGGCAAAGGGCCACGAAGCTGACACTGGCTAATTGGGTGAGCAGTGGCAAGGGAGGTCGGGAGTCAAATGATGCCTGAGTTTGCGAGCACCAAGATGATGGGACAGAGTCCCAGAGGTGCTACGGATATCACCCAGACCGGCACCACCTATTTGTCATCGAGGCTGCAGTTATGGGTAAGAATGAGCTGGTGCTGAATGTCAAGCTGGCCAAGCAGGCAGAGCCATGTGATGACACGGACATGTACACACAGCCTGTAACCTGCCTGTCCTGGTGCCAGTGCAGAAGGTAGTCCAGGCCCAGGAGGGCCGCTGTGTACAGACACATGGCTTTGGGGGGACAGACACAGGCAAGCTGGGGTCAAAGGAGAGTGTGGACGGTGTTCAGACAGGAGAACTTAAGAACGCATAGGCTGTGGAGGCAGGTGAGCTTCCCATCACTCTGGAAAGGAGTCCTCAAGTTTCTCCCTGCTGACCTACTTACGTCATTTTAAACAGATGCCATTGGATTTCCAAAAAACGCCTTGGCTTGAGGACACTTCTCCGAACCACCTTCTCCTGGTCTCCCACTCCTCACTGCTCCCCTCCACCCAGCTCTCATCCCCAGCACACAGCGGAGCCCCCGCTGCCCTAAGTCTTGTCATTCAGACCTTCTCAGCTTTCTCCTGCTCAGGTACTGAGCCGCCGAATCTTCCTGTGAAGAAGATGCAGTTTGAATCAAGACACAGGTGGGTTCACAGCCCAGCTCGGCTACCAGCTGGCTGCGTGGCCTTGGGCAGCTTGGTCAGACCTTGGAGCCTGGGTGTCCTTATCCGGCTCAGCACCCAGAATCACCCTCAGAAAGCTAAGTCAGTGTCAGTGTCCAGGAGTGCAAGGAAGAGGCAAAAAGAATGGACAGGAACAGGTTCCCTCCTAGAGTAGTTTGGGGGGAGGTCAGAAAAATGGAACATGATTCCAAAGGGACACTCAGATCAGAGGCAAAGGAAGGGGACAGAAATAAATTGAAGGCTGGGAACCCACAAGAAGAAACAGCCAGAGTTgctgagagggaagaaaggaacgACTCACACAAAGCAAATGTCCTGTTGTTTACACCTCCTTGGAGGTGTCCTTTGCCCGGCCTTGGTGCTGGGTACACCACCTGctgccctcctgctctgggcACTCCCCTGCCAGGTCCCACATCCCGAATACTGTCAGCGAATTCCATTTCCTTCAACCATGAATTCTCAGTGGGCATGCACAGATATGCACATTTCCCAGTCATCACACGCACTGCTCATCCTGACAGTAGTGTGACCCTTCCCTGGGGTGGCAGGACCTTCCCAGTCCACTCCTGAGTCAGCAGCAATCCAACAAAGTTCCTAGGGAGATGTGAAGGGAGGGACACCGCCTCAATTGGACCCTCGTGCAGAATGTAAAATCTTCTGGAGCCTTCCCACCGCACCCTCCCCACAACCCCGCCCAGTCCTTGCACTGAGACCCCTGCACAATGTAGGGGAGCCAGAGGCAATCTCTAACCCCCACTTTGCTTCTACTGTGCTCTTTAGCTAGTGGCATTCCTCAGCCGGCAGCCATTCACCAGATGGAATCAGGCCCTCAGGGGAGCCCAGGTCAGCCTCCTGGGGACCACTCTTCCGCCTCAGGGCCACCACACCTATTCCCCATCTCCACCCAGGAGGAGACTGCTGTAGAGTAGTAGGTGTAGAAAAGAATACccaaagctggaaaaggcaggaagTTAGGGGTAAAGCTACAACCTGTGCCGTGCCCTGCACCCTGCAGCCCCTCCTAAGCCTGGCATGGGACGCAGAAAGGAAGGGTCACATGCCCTGCAGGCATTGGAGGTCAGGTAGTTGGAGAGGATGACAGTTTCTTCTGGGGACTGAATAGCCCTGTCCACCTCTGGGAGGATAGTGGCAGCAAAGGGAAGGAGTGAAGGCATCTTCCGTGGCATGAAGGACTCTGTGGGATGGGGCCCTGTCCCTGCACAGCTCCGTGGGACTGGACGTGGCTCCCTGGCTGAGGAAAGATGTCAGGAGGGAAGATAACGGGAGGGTCTACtgagggttggggttagggaggtgACATGGACTGCTTACATCAGACTTTATTTTTGGGCTGATTGTTCTTTCAAGGCATAGGCGGCGCCCTTGACTCATAGTCCATGATGTGACCAGGGGTCAAGCCTCATGCAGGTGCACCCCACAGTACAGCCCAGCACGGAGGACCAGGGGTTTGCACCCTCACAGCTCTCTGGGTCTCTGGAGAGCACCCCTCTGAGTCCAACCTCCTGAACCGCTACTCAGTGAGCTGTCAAGTGAATCCAGCCTCttatttcatttcagtttgttttcctggtctgtgtgtctgtgtgtgtgtgtgaatgtgtgtgtgtgtctgtatttaGAGGGTAGGatttatgcaaattaaaagaaaagtatgcTGTCTTCAGATTGCATATGAAACTGCAGGGTGGCATTTGAGTGGCGCACCATGGAAGGCCACTCAGTTGCCTGATACTACAAGATTCAGGGACGTGGTCCTCCAGGACGACCCTCCCTGGCCACCTTCACGGCTTCAGCACTGACATGCTCCACACCAATGCCCACTTCAAGTTTTTTGAGAATATGAGTTCACTTGCTGTTTTCACACCCAACACGGATCTGCTCAACAGCACAAGGTCCCCATAGGTTCCCTGTCCTTAGATATTAACTTGAGGGAAGAAACCAATATGCCTATCGAGGTGCCTCCCAGCTACAAGGGACCTTCCCCCAGGAATCTGTGTCCCCTTCTGCAAGTCCTTTCTCTGTAGAGGCCAAACTCACAGGAACCTCAGAACATTGAGGACTCAGAGCTGGATCTGATGAAGCCCTGGGGATTCCTGGTAATTTTCCCTGCACACAATAGGGTCGCAGcataaatgaacagaaaatgaGAGACTGGGGTCCACTCCTGGGCTGCACAGAGAAGACCCAGGTGTAGCCACACCTGGGTTGAAGGCACAGTGGTTTGAAATCCTTCTCTGAGTCTGGGTTTCCACATCAGGTCGGCAACCAGAATCACTCAGGAAACTGAGTCATTGCCAGTGTCTCTAGGATTGGAAGGAGAAGGTAAAACAGAGAGGTCCCCTACTGCCAGGATAGTCTCTGGGAAGAAGGAGTATGAGATGTCCAAGGGGCAGTCAGACCTCAGTGGAAAAAAGGGAATAGAAAAGGAATGGGGCAGGGAACCCACAGGTAAAAACCTCCCCAGAGTtgctgggaggggcagaggaatgACCCAAACAAGCAGGTGTCACCGAGTTTACTGTTTACCTCTTGCAGACGCCCTTTGCACAGCCCTGGGTGGTGAGTacactgccctctgccctcctacTCTGGGACCTCCCATGCGGGAGGGGTCACGCACCACAGCTCTTCTCAGGACTTTGACCTCTTTCAACCAGGAATTCTCAATGGCCATGGCCAGACACATTTCCCAGTCCTCACGTCTACTGCTGACCCTTGATTATGCTGAGAGAAATGTGACCCTTTGCTGGGGTGACAGGAGCTTCCCAGTCCACTGCAGAGTCAGCTGCAATCCTAGGAGTCCCAAGGGAGAAGTCAGAGGGAGGGACACTGCTACACCTGGACCCTTGGGCAGAACGGGAAATCCTTTGGAACCATGGATTCTGTGGACATTCATGCTCCCCGAGTCTGTTCACTGAGACCCCTCCACAAGGCTATGACAATGACAGCCTCAGCACTCCTCGCAGAGGATCTTGTCCAGGCTCCAGTGCCACACTTCTGAGCTCCTGCCTGCCCTGGAGAACAGGTGTTGCTTCCTGGTGTCCTGCAGTCTCTGGCTGTGGACTCCTCCTGAGATCAGTCCCAGAGGGGAGTCCAGCTCAGCCTCCCGGTGACCACTGTCTCCACCCCTTGCCCCTTGTCCATCCAGGGGCCCCTGAAGAAGAGATGGTGTAGGAGAGGAAAAGCAAAGCTGGAAACATGGGAGCTTGGTCTTCATGTTAAAACCTGTGTCctgcctgcagcctgcagcccctccctAGGCTAGCGTGGGTCTCAGAAAGGAAGGGCACATGCCCTGCAGCC
This Microcebus murinus isolate Inina chromosome 10, M.murinus_Inina_mat1.0, whole genome shotgun sequence DNA region includes the following protein-coding sequences:
- the LOC142873383 gene encoding DNA-directed RNA polymerase III subunit RPC7 — its product is MAGNKGRGRAAYTFNIEAVGFSRGDKLPDVVLKPPPLFPDTDYKPVPLKTGESEDYVLALKQELRETMKRMPYFIETPEEKQDIERYSKRYMKVYKEEWIPDWRRLPRELMPRKKCKKAGPKSKQAKDTGKGTPLTNTADVLKKIEELEKRGDGEKSDEENEEKEGSKEKSKEGDDDDDDDAAEQEDYDEEEQEEENDYINSYFEDGDDFGADSDDNMDEATY